From a single Drosophila sulfurigaster albostrigata strain 15112-1811.04 chromosome 3, ASM2355843v2, whole genome shotgun sequence genomic region:
- the LOC133844117 gene encoding phospholipase ABHD3 isoform X1, which produces MLYAFGQMPPKAANQIQKFNFAELRNFARSTLVISHNDTINRSMMNAAVAHQLQQRYQQQQKQQQQQQQRLLHHYHQRCGLQFKKELLRPRVQSTKLSVRGIQTEAMSVSMFYSMYAYLSHIPRLHALGIAIFAYVVYYLIQVVKRPIIACSEGPFKKYLIRKMPTLENKYWPTFWCVESRAQTVLASLLRSQSLPRVNYRREILSLKDGGEVALDWMEEGCDESAPCVLILPGLTGESQAEYIKCLVFAAQQAGMRVVVFNNRGLGGIELKTPRLYCAANCEDLCEVVQHVRRTLPAHCKLGATGISMGGLILGNYLARKSDEARINLSAAKIISVPWDVHKGSDSIEKPVINNLLGRHLAGSLCRTLRNHLEVYRDIYQDSDIDIQRILRCKTIKEFDQLFTAKQFGYAHVNDYYADATLHNKLDHISVPLLCLSAADDPFQPLDAIPIKAANQCTHVAIIITARGGHIGFLEGWWPSTKDQYMCRLFTEYFTKALFDEDGEFERTANKMHEHFLAKRTVELGSDANVPPAVLLVDKPVEQLEHKVKLM; this is translated from the exons ATGTTGTACGCCTTCGGTCAGATGCCGCCCAAAGCggcaaatcaaattcaaaaattcaattttgccGAGTTGCGAAACTTTGCCCGAAGCACGCTTGTGATTAGTCATAATGATACTATTAACAGAAGCATGATGAATGCAGCTGTAGCCcatcaactacaacaacgataccaacagcagcaaaaacagcaacaacaacaacaacaacgacttctacatcattatcatcaacGATGCGGtctacaatttaaaaaggaaCTGCT TCGCCCTAGGGTTCAAAGTACCAAATTATCAGTTCGGGGCATTCAAACAGAGGCAATGTCAGTCAGCATGTTCTATTCCATGTACGCGTATCTCTCGCATATACCTCGTCTCCATGCGCTCGGTATTGCGATATTCGCTTATGTCGTGTATTACCTCATTCAGGTGGTAAAG CGACCGATTATTGCCTGCTCTGAGGGACCATTCAAGAAGTATCTGATACGCAAGATGCCCACGCTGGAGAACAAGTATTGGCCAACTTTCTGGTGTGTGGAAAGTCGTGCTCAGACAGTTCTTGCGAGCCTGCTGCGCTCCCAAAGTTTGCCGCGCGTCAACTACCGCAG AGAAATTTTGAGCCTCAAGGATGGCGGCGAGGTTGCTCTGGACTGGATGGAAGAGGGCTGTGACGAGAGTGCTCCCTGTGTGCTAATATTGCCCGGACTGACAGGTGAGAGTCAGGCGGAGTACATCAAGTGCCTAGTCTTTGCTGCTCAACAGGCTGGCATGCGGGTTGTTGTATTCAACAATCGCGGTCTTGGCGGCATCGAACTGAAGACGCCAAGACTTTACTGCGCTGCCAACTGTGAGGATCTATGTGAGGTTGTGCAACATGTGCGACGCACGCTGCCCGCCCACTGTAAACTGGGCGCCACCGGAATATCCATGGGTGGCCTCATACTCG GCAACTATTTGGCACGCAAGAGTGACGAGGCGCGTATCAATCTTTCGGCTGCCAAGATTATATCGGTGCCTTGGGATGTGCACAAAGGCAGCGACAGCATTGAGAAGCCAGTCATCAATAACTTGCTAGGACGTCATCTTGCGGGTAGCTTGTGCCGCACTTTGCGCAATCATTTGGAAGTCTACAGAGATATCTATCAGGACTCTGACATAGATATACAACGCATACTACGT TGCAAGACGATTAAAGAGTTCGATCAGCTGTTTACGGCCAAGCAATTTGGATACGCCCATGTCAATGATTACTACGCGGATGCCACTCTGCACAATAAGTTGGATCACATTTCGGTGCCATTGCTCTGCTTGAGTGCAGCTGATGATCCGTTCCAGCCATTGGATGCCATACCCATTAAGGCGGCCAATCAATGCACTCATGTGGCAATTATAATTACGGCCCGCGGCGGTCATATCGGTTTCCTTGAGGGCTGGTGGCCATCAACCAAAGATCAGTACATGTGCCGGCTATTCACCGAGTACTTCACCAAGGCGCTCTTCGACGAGGATGGTGAATTTGAAAGAACCGCCAACAAAATGCACGAGCATTTTCTTGCCAAACGCACTGTTGAGCTGGGCTCGGATGCTAATGTGCCACCAGCAGTTCTATTGGTGGACAAACCGGTCGAGCAGCTGGAGCACAAGGTGAAGCTGATGTAG
- the LOC133844117 gene encoding phospholipase ABHD3 isoform X2 — MSVSMFYSMYAYLSHIPRLHALGIAIFAYVVYYLIQVVKRPIIACSEGPFKKYLIRKMPTLENKYWPTFWCVESRAQTVLASLLRSQSLPRVNYRREILSLKDGGEVALDWMEEGCDESAPCVLILPGLTGESQAEYIKCLVFAAQQAGMRVVVFNNRGLGGIELKTPRLYCAANCEDLCEVVQHVRRTLPAHCKLGATGISMGGLILGNYLARKSDEARINLSAAKIISVPWDVHKGSDSIEKPVINNLLGRHLAGSLCRTLRNHLEVYRDIYQDSDIDIQRILRCKTIKEFDQLFTAKQFGYAHVNDYYADATLHNKLDHISVPLLCLSAADDPFQPLDAIPIKAANQCTHVAIIITARGGHIGFLEGWWPSTKDQYMCRLFTEYFTKALFDEDGEFERTANKMHEHFLAKRTVELGSDANVPPAVLLVDKPVEQLEHKVKLM, encoded by the exons ATGTCAGTCAGCATGTTCTATTCCATGTACGCGTATCTCTCGCATATACCTCGTCTCCATGCGCTCGGTATTGCGATATTCGCTTATGTCGTGTATTACCTCATTCAGGTGGTAAAG CGACCGATTATTGCCTGCTCTGAGGGACCATTCAAGAAGTATCTGATACGCAAGATGCCCACGCTGGAGAACAAGTATTGGCCAACTTTCTGGTGTGTGGAAAGTCGTGCTCAGACAGTTCTTGCGAGCCTGCTGCGCTCCCAAAGTTTGCCGCGCGTCAACTACCGCAG AGAAATTTTGAGCCTCAAGGATGGCGGCGAGGTTGCTCTGGACTGGATGGAAGAGGGCTGTGACGAGAGTGCTCCCTGTGTGCTAATATTGCCCGGACTGACAGGTGAGAGTCAGGCGGAGTACATCAAGTGCCTAGTCTTTGCTGCTCAACAGGCTGGCATGCGGGTTGTTGTATTCAACAATCGCGGTCTTGGCGGCATCGAACTGAAGACGCCAAGACTTTACTGCGCTGCCAACTGTGAGGATCTATGTGAGGTTGTGCAACATGTGCGACGCACGCTGCCCGCCCACTGTAAACTGGGCGCCACCGGAATATCCATGGGTGGCCTCATACTCG GCAACTATTTGGCACGCAAGAGTGACGAGGCGCGTATCAATCTTTCGGCTGCCAAGATTATATCGGTGCCTTGGGATGTGCACAAAGGCAGCGACAGCATTGAGAAGCCAGTCATCAATAACTTGCTAGGACGTCATCTTGCGGGTAGCTTGTGCCGCACTTTGCGCAATCATTTGGAAGTCTACAGAGATATCTATCAGGACTCTGACATAGATATACAACGCATACTACGT TGCAAGACGATTAAAGAGTTCGATCAGCTGTTTACGGCCAAGCAATTTGGATACGCCCATGTCAATGATTACTACGCGGATGCCACTCTGCACAATAAGTTGGATCACATTTCGGTGCCATTGCTCTGCTTGAGTGCAGCTGATGATCCGTTCCAGCCATTGGATGCCATACCCATTAAGGCGGCCAATCAATGCACTCATGTGGCAATTATAATTACGGCCCGCGGCGGTCATATCGGTTTCCTTGAGGGCTGGTGGCCATCAACCAAAGATCAGTACATGTGCCGGCTATTCACCGAGTACTTCACCAAGGCGCTCTTCGACGAGGATGGTGAATTTGAAAGAACCGCCAACAAAATGCACGAGCATTTTCTTGCCAAACGCACTGTTGAGCTGGGCTCGGATGCTAATGTGCCACCAGCAGTTCTATTGGTGGACAAACCGGTCGAGCAGCTGGAGCACAAGGTGAAGCTGATGTAG
- the LOC133844127 gene encoding 5'-AMP-activated protein kinase subunit beta-1 produces MGNAGSSTVHMHRERHKSTDLSTPSSPAHFRDSVLASGGGGAGGGNGGGGSAGAAAAALGGIGAGGGQAFSFDKKHTAVLTEGSSQEDEDPYYTRAAAGAKRTSDNDTITTAATAERDNNNLLMDENNDDELAQATGSLGLGDPDAEPKKTALPTVLRWDYGGKNVTISGTFSKWKPIPMVRSHGNFVTIIDLPEGDHQYKFCVDGEWKHDPKLKSVENDEGEKNNLVSVRASDFEVFQALAKDSENVPNYAEREYSQEVPQVKPWEKVSGPPVLPPHLLQVILNKDTPLSCEPTLLPEPNHVMLNHLYALSIKDGVMVLSATHRYRKKYVTTLLYKPI; encoded by the exons ATGGGAAACGCGGGCAGCTCGACTGTGCATATGCATCGAGAGCGTCACAAGTCGACCGACCTCTCAACGCCGAGTTCTCCCGCACATTTTCGCGACTCGGTACTGGCAAGTGGCGGCGGTGGGGCCGGAGGGGGCAACGGGGGCGGGGGAAGCGCgggcgcagcagcagcagctttggGCGGTATTGGAGCAGGCGGCGGGCAAGCATTCTCGTTCGATAAAAAACATACGGCAGTCTTAACCGAGGGTTCGTCGCAAGAAGACGAAGACCCGTATTATAcgagagcagcagctggcgcTAAGCGCACATCAGATAAcgatacaataacaacagcagcaacagctgagcgagacaacaacaatttactAATGGACGaaaacaacgacgacgaacTGGCGCAGGCAACAGGATCACTTGGTCTAGGCGACCCTGATGCTGAGCCAAAGAAAACAGCGCTGCCGACAGTGTTGCGTTGGGATTACGGTGGCAAGAATGTCACCATATCGGGCACATTCTCCAAGTGGAAACCCATACCGATGGTACGCAGTCACGGCAATTTTGTGACCATCATTGACTTACCCGAAGGCGATCACCAGTACAAGTTCTGTGTGGATGGCGAATGGAAGCACGATCCCAAATTG AAAAGTGTGGAGAACGACGAGGGCGAAAAGAACAATTTGGTGTCGGTACGTGCCTCCGATTTTGAGGTATTCCAAGCACTGGCCAAAGACAGCGAGAACGTGCCCAACTATGCGGAAAGAGAGTACTCACAGGAGGTGCCGCAGGTGAAGCCCTGGGAGAAGGTATCGGGTCCGCCTGTGCTGCCGCCACATCTGCTTCAGGTTATACTCAACAAAGACACTCCGCTATCG TGCGAGCCAACTTTGTTGCCCGAACCCAACCATGTCATGTTGAACCACTTGTATGCGCTCTCCATCAAAGACGGCGTCATGGTGCTCAGTGCCACACATCGTTATCGCAAGAAATACGTAACCACGCTGCTCTACAAGCCCATTTAG
- the LOC133844116 gene encoding hyccin yields the protein MAELVKDWLADYQRARRQPAESEAFVVEHETDPEIAEAIFTIFNERQRNEDLIHDICQQLLAFYRAPEVALHKFPLQFIPVLIYTYLHAVAAGDKKASRGVETLLICIYNGEVSTDDGGQKVVAFRMPILAQASVYHEVKNLPMTDLRRWEENCNREVKWGPHLRIESINAQNRMRILTALLFCYNQQVSLTQKSSLLHLCRVTSQLVNQGFTTKSGHGHRMSYGSDPATGATFPKPSSPRIPLSASFLIELVHAIYYAMFNGYGTIAIQTLEDIHNRASYEMYTELILVTNAVRNSLHANPSGQPNDGPMGLSVALTPATNTVTTSVSKSMITNASFRTKKLPDDIPIQVQDLTMPQAPQQLASVSEETEPGAKESPSTKESSGTRTSIIRPSMEGIKAQAHKALIAGFKKSKDKEKEKDKEPPKPPQRKFDKHTQRNSLLQLQSQTTDDYEKSPLTVSKSKTYDAVGDPQPTDMLPIQTLSLINENGSNSFSIDSDMNDGIAAVLAGQGNNVPAGTMASMNSNTTSITSSDLLTKSFDSSVEMTPMGHSNSNGGKLAEHGLE from the exons ATGGCCGAATTGGTGAAAGACTGGCTGGCGGATTATCAGCGCGCTCGCCGTCAGCCAGCCGAGTCCGAGGCATTTGTTGTGGAGCATGAAACGGATCCCGAAATTGCCGAGGCCATCTTTACGATATTTAATGAACGGCAACGCAACGAGGACCTGATCCACGATATATGCCAGCAGCTCTTGGCCTTCTATCGCGCCCCCGAGGTAGCGCTACATAAATTCCCATTGCAATTCATACCCGTTTTGATATACACGTACCTTCATGCGGTGGCCGCTGGTGACAAGAAGGCGTCCCGTGGCGTCGAGACACTGCTAATATGCATTTACAATGGCGAGGTGTCCACCGATGATGGCGGCCAGAAGGTAGTTGCCTTTCGGATGCCAATACTGGCCCAAGCGTCCGTCTACCATGAGGTAAAGAATCTGCCAATGACGGATCTGAGGCGCTGGGAGGAGAATTGCAATCGGGAGGTCAAATGGGGGCCACACTTGCGCATTGAATCGATCAATGCTCAGAACCGGATGCGTATCTTGACAGCGCTCCTTTTCTGTTACAATCAGCAGGTGAGCCTCACCCAAAAGTCGTCGTTGCTGCATCTATGCCGTGTGACATCGCAGCTGGTGAATCAGGGCTTCACCACTAAGTCGGGTCATGGTCATCGCATGAGCTATGG ATCGGATCCAGCTACAGGTGCGACATTTCCTAAGCCTTCCTCACCGCGCATACCGCTCTCTGCATCCTTTCTAATCGAACTGGTGCACGCCATCTACTATGCGATGTTCAATGGCTATGGCACGATTGCCATACAGACACTAGAGGACATACACAATCGTGCCAGCTACGAGATGTATACGGAATTGATACTGGTAACAAATGCGGTGCGAAATTCGCTGCACGCCAATCCATCTGGTCAGCCCAATGATGGACCAATGGGTCTGAGTGTAGCGCTGACGCCGGCCACCAACACGGTGACCACATCTGTCTCGAAGTCAATGATCACAAACGCATCATTCCGTACGAAAAAACTGCCCGATGACATACCCATCCAAGTACAGGATCTCACAATGCCACAGGCCCCACAGCAGCTGGCTAGTGTATCAGAGGAAACGGAGCCGGGTGCTAAGGAGTCGCCATCGACCAAGGAAAGCAGCGGCACACGCACTTCGATCATTAGGCCAAGCATGGAGGGTATAAAAGCGCAGGCACACAAGGCACTTATTGCTGGCTTCAAGAAGTCCAAGGATAAGGAGAAGGAAAAGGATAAGGAGCCGCCGAAACCACCACAACGTAAGTTTGACAAGCACACGCAGAGGAACTcactgctgcagctgcagtctCAGACAACGGATGATTACGAGAAGAGTCCGCTGACGGTGAGCAAGTCGAAGACATACGATGCCGTCGGGGATCCGCAACCCACCGACATGCTGCCAATACAAACGCTCTCGCTGATCAATGAGAATGGCAGCAATAGCTTCAGCATCGATAGCGACATGAATGATGGCATTGCTGCTGTCCTGGCTGGCCAGGGCAACAACGTTCCAGCCGGTACCATGGCCTCGATGAACAGCAACACAACGTCCATCACGAGCAGTGATTTGTTGACCAAAAGCTTTGATTCCAGCGTCGAGATGACACCGATGGgtcacagcaatagcaatggtGGCAAACTGGCCGAACATGGTCTGGAATag
- the LOC133844139 gene encoding tRNA N(3)-methylcytidine methyltransferase METTL6, translated as NLNEMEPDIITNRTKELTADERDKLEEQNKRLVPEFKANKLEIDAQRHWDLFYKRNETRFFKDRHWTTREFQELLADQASAETGPQEKRTLLEIGCGVGNLVFPLLEEQMKEQTNAGFYFYACDFSPRAVEFVRSNSLYDTKHITAFQCDITTQQVHEHIAPESLDVCTMIFVLSAIHPDKFKAVIANLGKLLKPGGLVLFRDYGLYDMAQLRFKPGHKIAENLYMRQDGTRSYYFAEQELAQLFNDSDFEVISNNYVHRRTLNLKEGIDVPRIFLQGKFRKRIKSQ; from the coding sequence AACCTAAATGAAATGGAACCTGATATAATTACTAATCGAACGAAAGAGCTAACTGCTGACGAAAGAGATAAGCTAGAAGAGCAAAACAAGCGCCTGGTGCCTGAGTTCAAAGCGaataaattggaaattgaTGCCCAGAGACACTGGGACTTATTCTACAAGAGAAATGAAACGCGGTTTTTTAAAGATCGTCATTGGACAACGCGTGAATTCCAGGAACTGCTGGCTGACCAGGCGAGTGCAGAAACTGGTCCACAGGAGAAGCGTACCCTCTTGGAAATAGGTTGCGGTGTTGGAAATCTAGTATTTCCATTACTAGAGGAACAGATGAAGGAGCAAACAAATGCTGGATTCTATTTCTATGCTTGTGACTTTTCTCCACGTGCTGTGGAATTTGTGCGTTCCAATTCCCTCTACGATACCAAGCACATAACAGCGTTTCAATGTGACATTACGACGCAACAGGTTCATGAGCACATTGCACCCGAAAGCTTGGATGTGTGCACAATGATTTTTGTACTGTCCGCCATTCATCCGGATAAATTCAAAGCGGTAATTGCGAACCTTGGGAAATTGCTCAAACCTGGTGGCTTGGTGTTGTTCCGAGATTATGGGCTCTACGATATGGCACAACTGCGCTTCAAGCCGGGCCACAAAATTGCCGAAAATCTCTATATGCGGCAGGACGGCACACGCAGTTACTACTTCGCTGAGCAGGAATTGGCACAGCTCTTCAACGACAGCGATTTCGAGGTGATTAGCAATAACTATGTGCATCGACGAACCTTAAATCTGAAAGAGGGAATCGATGTGCCGCGCATCTTTCTGCAGGGAAAATTCAGAAAGCGGATAAAGTCGCAATGA
- the LOC133844121 gene encoding uncharacterized protein LOC133844121 isoform X1, whose product MIRDVSTSTIGRDEARRPLMEAYMFQRRVLLGCSLLMVLSLIIWIVAISTDHWIIISGGTGIFIPESRRFFMSSHSGLWRHCRNSIVPNALSNAQVVRNFSSMSYTSQTLINDAKRNLSHMEFIRNFAAEKLEPSDNFTEAARRHMFAHWARGEEEEFQTYRTAFHKLVISAELGQHELNATLAKPIEINPLDVKGIIDRKTFGTALQKVKYNNTWSYYVIPEVAQLSIFGNWTEYPLVVRLLGTYIRDIGIPAYVLNDERVILILVPPKPPKGGGQTNFYSYIPYPRCKYIDMFPNSNTLRSEPGFDDELMVMWYPIADYIRTQASFACITLFVMSLGAVFSFYTFMNPRYMFKRLAGGIHLVAASTALVVLQVLFSSLDYTRTHLFYAYPDGAKLTWGYGVFLAWFTFGVNILCGLMFLWYSGKKKGAKAPNDELAMADEPTIMGR is encoded by the exons ATGATACGCGACGTTTCAACCTCGACCATTGGCCGAGATGAGGCCAGACGACCTCTTATGGAGGCATACATGTTTCAGCGTCGTGTCCTCCTCGGCTGTAGCTTGTTGATGGTTCTCTCGCTCATCATTTGGATTGTGGCCATTTCAACGGATCACTGGATTATCATATCTGGCGGCACAG GCATCTTCATACCGGAATCGAGACGCTTCTTTATGTCTTCACACTCAGGACTGTGGCGCCATTGTCGGAACTCGATCGTTCCGAATGCCTTGAGCAATGCCCAGGTGGTGCGCAACTTTAGCTCCATGTCGTATACCTCGCAAACATTAATCAACGATGCCAAGCGCAATCTCTCGCACATGGAGTTCATTCGAAATTTCGCTGCAGAAAAGTTAGAGCCATCGGATAATTTTACTGAGGCTGCAAGACGTCACATGTTTGCCCATTGGGCACGTGGCGAAGAAGAGGAGTTCCAAACTTATCGTACAGCCTTCCATAAGCTCGTCATATCCGCAGAGCTGGGTCAGCACGAGTTAAATGCGACCTTAGCCAAACCCATTGAAATCAATCCGCTCGACGTTAAGGGCATCATTGATAGGAAAACATTTGGAACAGCTCTGCAGAAGGTCAAGTATAACAACACCTGGTCATACTATGTAATACCAGAGGTGGCACAGCTGTCCATATTTGGCAACTGGACGGAGTATCCGCTGGTGGTGCGCCTGTTGGGCACCTACATTCGAGACATTGGCATTCCCGCCTATGTGCTCAACGATGAGCGTGTCATATTGATACTGGTGCCACCGAAGCCGCCCAAGGGAGGCGGGCAGACTAACTTCTACAGCTATATACCCTACC CGCGTTGCAAGTACATCGACATGTTCCCCAACTCCAACACGCTACGCAGTGAACCAGGTTTCGATGACGAGTTAATGG TGATGTGGTACCCCATTGCAGATTACATACGGACGCAGGCATCTTTTGCCTGCATCACGCTATTCGTCATGAGCCTGGGAGCAGTGTTCTCCTTTTATACGTTTATGAATCCACGCTACATGTTTAAGCGTCTAGCTGGTGGCATTCATTTGGTAGCTGCATCCACAGCTCTGGTAGTATTGCAAGTGTTGTTCTCCTCTCTCGACTACACCCGTACACATTTGTTCTATGCATATCCGGATGGTGCGAAATTGAc cTGGGGCTACGGCGTTTTTCTGGCGTGGTTCACATTTGGGGTTAATATTCTGTGCGGTTTAATGTTCCTGTGGTATTCGGGTAAGAAGAAGGGTGCTAAGGCACCCAATGATGAACTTGCCATGGCGGATGAACCCACCATAATGGGAAGATAA
- the LOC133844121 gene encoding uncharacterized protein LOC133844121 isoform X2, whose amino-acid sequence MIRDVSTSTIGRDEARRPLMEAYMFQRRVLLGCSLLMVLSLIIWIVAISTDHWIIISGGTGIFIPESRRFFMSSHSGLWRHCRNSIVPNALSNAQVVRNFSSMSYTSQTLINDAKRNLSHMEFIRNFAAEKLEPSDNFTEAARRHMFAHWARGEEEEFQTYRTAFHKLVISAELGQHELNATLAKPIEINPLDVKGIIDRKTFGTALQKVKYNNTWSYYVIPEVAQLSIFGNWTEYPLVVRLLGTYIRDIGIPAYVLNDERVILILVPPKPPKGGGQTNFYSYIPYPRCKYIDMFPNSNTLRSEPGFDDELMDYIRTQASFACITLFVMSLGAVFSFYTFMNPRYMFKRLAGGIHLVAASTALVVLQVLFSSLDYTRTHLFYAYPDGAKLTWGYGVFLAWFTFGVNILCGLMFLWYSGKKKGAKAPNDELAMADEPTIMGR is encoded by the exons ATGATACGCGACGTTTCAACCTCGACCATTGGCCGAGATGAGGCCAGACGACCTCTTATGGAGGCATACATGTTTCAGCGTCGTGTCCTCCTCGGCTGTAGCTTGTTGATGGTTCTCTCGCTCATCATTTGGATTGTGGCCATTTCAACGGATCACTGGATTATCATATCTGGCGGCACAG GCATCTTCATACCGGAATCGAGACGCTTCTTTATGTCTTCACACTCAGGACTGTGGCGCCATTGTCGGAACTCGATCGTTCCGAATGCCTTGAGCAATGCCCAGGTGGTGCGCAACTTTAGCTCCATGTCGTATACCTCGCAAACATTAATCAACGATGCCAAGCGCAATCTCTCGCACATGGAGTTCATTCGAAATTTCGCTGCAGAAAAGTTAGAGCCATCGGATAATTTTACTGAGGCTGCAAGACGTCACATGTTTGCCCATTGGGCACGTGGCGAAGAAGAGGAGTTCCAAACTTATCGTACAGCCTTCCATAAGCTCGTCATATCCGCAGAGCTGGGTCAGCACGAGTTAAATGCGACCTTAGCCAAACCCATTGAAATCAATCCGCTCGACGTTAAGGGCATCATTGATAGGAAAACATTTGGAACAGCTCTGCAGAAGGTCAAGTATAACAACACCTGGTCATACTATGTAATACCAGAGGTGGCACAGCTGTCCATATTTGGCAACTGGACGGAGTATCCGCTGGTGGTGCGCCTGTTGGGCACCTACATTCGAGACATTGGCATTCCCGCCTATGTGCTCAACGATGAGCGTGTCATATTGATACTGGTGCCACCGAAGCCGCCCAAGGGAGGCGGGCAGACTAACTTCTACAGCTATATACCCTACC CGCGTTGCAAGTACATCGACATGTTCCCCAACTCCAACACGCTACGCAGTGAACCAGGTTTCGATGACGAGTTAATGG ATTACATACGGACGCAGGCATCTTTTGCCTGCATCACGCTATTCGTCATGAGCCTGGGAGCAGTGTTCTCCTTTTATACGTTTATGAATCCACGCTACATGTTTAAGCGTCTAGCTGGTGGCATTCATTTGGTAGCTGCATCCACAGCTCTGGTAGTATTGCAAGTGTTGTTCTCCTCTCTCGACTACACCCGTACACATTTGTTCTATGCATATCCGGATGGTGCGAAATTGAc cTGGGGCTACGGCGTTTTTCTGGCGTGGTTCACATTTGGGGTTAATATTCTGTGCGGTTTAATGTTCCTGTGGTATTCGGGTAAGAAGAAGGGTGCTAAGGCACCCAATGATGAACTTGCCATGGCGGATGAACCCACCATAATGGGAAGATAA
- the LOC133844123 gene encoding ataxin-10, with protein MESIIINCFTINKNMEHVEPPNETNDILQQIASLNVAENEPEITTLLKRVRLLLTQGSANQETLAKNARFAQFVQTVVFNPVVRAQQPTLHNVTLQVLANSVVNNKSTQEAIWKTHGAQISEQVSATPLGSSNNILLMIMYNIYLGLGAHVVSDQVVFETCVRLWRAIIETESNYNFEYLHFLLEHYIVEHGRNCVQCYQRLATVEERIAFLDYVTHYLRENSPNGVLHNLLLQYIAKEFRMKSDCILRETMKLRHELHPREVHTLLRIIASASGSEKYAKIYADDQSLFINVSSLLRCVVAAGKEPIGVGSLDKPMTKLEEVALTSNIDADYESKVSFELKTLLVRCTANLLYENAANRGYAVDTQLLPALLECTVMDARNPLMREWSILAIRNACVNCPEAQQIIAGLTMQGSAPNDILSELNLDMGALRITDRQQ; from the exons ATGGAATCGATAATAATCAACTGTTTcaccataaataaaaacatggaACATGTGGAGCCg CCCAACGAAACCAACGACATTCTGCAACAAATTGCTAGTCTGAACGTGGCTGAGAATGAGCCAGAAATTACAACGCTACTGAAACGCGTTCGCTTGCTGCTCACTCAAGGCAGTGCCAACCAAGAGACGTTGGCTAAAAATGCTCGGTTTGCACAGTTTGTGCAAACTGTTGTGTTCAACCCAGTAGTGCGAGCACAACAACCAACGCTGCACAATGTGACGCTTCAGGTGCTGGCCAATAGCGTggtaaacaataaaagcaCACAGGAAGCGATTTGGAAAACACATGGCGCACAGATTTCGGAACAGGTCTCTGCGACGCCATTGGGCAGCTCTAATAATATTCTGCTGATGATCATGTACAACATCTATTTGGGACTAGGTGCGCACGTGGTCAGCGATCAGGTAGTGTTCGAGACATGTGTACGCCTGTGGCGCGCAATCATCGAGACGGAATCGAATTACAATTTCGAATATTTGCACTTTTTACTGGAGCACTACATTGTAGAACATGGACGAAACTGTGTGCAATGTTATCAGCGATTGGCAACTGTCGAGGAGCGCATCGCATTTCTAGACTATGTCACACACTATCTGCGAGAAAACAGTCCCAATGGTGTACTTCAcaacttgttgttgcagtATATAGCCAAGGAATTTCGAATGAAATCGGATTGCATATTGCGTGAGACCATGAAACTACGCCACGAACTGCATCCACGTGAGGTGCACACGTTGCTGCGCATTATAGCAAGCGCCAGTGGCTCGGAAAAGTATGCCAAAATCTATGCGGACGATCAATCGCTGTTCATCAACGTTAGCAGCTTGCTGCGATGCGTGGTCGCCGCTGGCAAAGAGCCCATTGGCGTAGGCAGCTTGGATAAACCTATGACAAAACTGGAGGAAGTGGCTCTGACCTCGAACATTGATGCAGACTACGAATCAAAGGTTTCCTTTGAGCTAAAGACGCTTCTGGTGCGATGCACTGCCAATTTATTGTATGAGAATGCGGCGAACAGAGGCTATGCCGTCGACACACAACTGCTGCCCGCACTACTCGAGTGTACTGTGATGGATGCACGTAATCCAT TGATGCGTGAGTGGAGCATTCTGGCCATACGGAATGCCTGTGTGAATTGTCCGGAAGCGCAACAAATTATCGCTGGACTAACGATGCAAGGTTCTGCTCCCAACGATATACTTAGTGAATTGAATCTGGATATGGGCGCATTGCGCatcacagacagacagcaatAG